A window of Rhodothermales bacterium genomic DNA:
CTGGCTGGCCGGAAAGGGCGCGCAGGGCATCAAATTTTTTGGCGCGCCGCCTCCCATCATGGAAGCTGCCCTCGAGGAAGCCGTCGCACAGGGACTGCGTTCCACGGAGCATCATGCGCAACTGGATGTGACGCGGATGAACGTCCTGCGCACGGCGCGCCTGGGGCTGACGTCCATGGAGCACTGGTACGGGCTTCCCGAGGCGCTTTTCGAGGACCGCGTCATCCAGGACTATCCGGTGGATTACAATTACCAGAACGAGGCGCATCGGTTTGCCGAGGCCGGTCGGCTCTGGAAACAGGCCGCAAAGCCGTTCACGCCGCATTGGAACAAGGTCATGGACGAACTGCTGGAGCTCGACTTCACGCTCGATCCGACCTTCATTGCGTACCTGGCCAGCCGTGATCTCATGGCGCAGAGTCGGCGCGAGTGGCACGCCACCTATACACTGCCCGCACTGTGGGATTTCTACCGCCCCAGCCGCGCGGCGCACGGATCGTACTGGTTCTACTGGACGACCGAGAACGAGATGGACTGGCGCGAGAATTTCGACCTCTGGTTCACCTTCGTCAACGAATACAAGAACCGGGGCGGACGGGTCACGCTGGGCTCGGACAGCGGATACATCTACAACCTGTACGGATTCGGATACATCCAGGAGATGGAGAACATGCGTGAGGCCGGTTTTCATCCGCTGGAAGTCATCCGGTCGGCCACCATCATGGGCGCCGAGGCGCTCGGCATGGATGACGAAATCGGCAGCATCCAGGTGGGCAAGAAGGCCGACCTGGTGCTGGTGCCGGAAAACCCGATCGAGAACCTGAAGGTGCTATACGGCACCGGCTGGATCCGGTTGAATGACGATACGCGCGAAGTCGACCGCATGGGCGGCGTGCGGTTCACCATCAAGGACGGGATCGTGTTCGATGCGCACGAACTCCTGGCGGACGTCCGCCGAATGGTCGATGCCCAGAAGGCCGAGCGCGGCATGCCGCCGAGCCCCATGCCCATGAAGATCGAGACACATTAGCGCCTGCCCGTCTGCCCGTCTTACTTTTTTACCGTTTGCTCTCCACCCACCCCACTGCAGCCATGTCCATTCGTTCCTGCACCCTTGCGTGCCTGTTGGCCCTGTTCACGATCCTGCCGTCCGCGGCGCAGGATACGTACACCGATTCGTATCCCAAGAACTTCGGAATCGACATTGAAGGTTACGTGTTCGAACTCACGTTCGAGGACCTGTCGGACGTCATCCAGGGGCGCACCACCGTTACGGCCCGGTTCCTGGAATCGGGACAGTCGGCGCTGCGCCTGGACCTCGTGGACATGCGTGTGCTGGACGTGACCATGGACGGGGCAGCCCTGGCGTGGACACACGAAGCCGGTGCACTGCAGATAGATCTGGGTGAGACCGTTCCGGCCGGCGCCGCGCGCCAGGTGGTGGTCCGGTACGAAGGAACGCCTACCCAGGGGCTGGACATCGGGCCCAACAAGTACGGCGACTGGACGTGGTTCAGTGACAACTGGTCCTCGCAGGTGCGGCACTGGCTGCCCGTCGTGGACCACCCGTACGACAAGGCGACCACCGAAATGATTGTCACGGCGCCGGACAAGTACCAGGCCGGGTCGAACGGCAACCTCAAGGAGGAGTCGGATATTGAGGGCGACATGCGACGCACGCATTGGGTGAATCCTGTTCCCACGGCCACATGGTTGTATTTCGTGGGCGTGGCCGATTTTGCCGTGGATTACGTGACGAACTGGAACGGGGTGTCGGTCGAGACCTGGGTGTATCGTCAGGATCGGGATGCCGGGTTTTACGATTTCGCCGAACCCACCGATGATGTCCTGGCCTACTACACGAACCTGGTGGGTCCATACGTGAACCGTCGACTGGCGAACGTGGTATCGAACGCCACGCCGGGCGGCGGCATGGAGGCCGCGTCCATGCCGGCGTACTCGGACCGGTCCGTGAGTGGCAACCGCGAGCGCGGATGGCAGCATGTCATCATCCATGAAATCGCGCACCAGTGGTTCGGGAATGCCGTCACGCAGGTGCACTGGAACGACGTGTGGCTGAGCGAAGGTTTTGCCACCTACTACACGCTGCTCTTCCGTCGTCACCAGTACGGACACGATGACTTCGTTGCCGGCCTCAAGAACCACCGCCAGCGGACCATTGACTTCTACCGCGAGACCCCGGACTTTCAGCTTGTCCGGCCCTACATCGACGATCTGAACAACGTGTCGGGGCTCATGATGTACATGAAGGGTGCCTGGGTGCTGCGGATGGTCAGCGAAATGATCGGTGAGGAGGCGTACGATGCGGGCATCCGGTCCTACTATGCCCAGTACATGAACCGGAATGCCCAGACGGCCGACCTGCGGCGGCATCTGGAAGAAGCGTCTGGCATGGACCTCGAATGGTATTTCGACCAGTGGCTGTTCCAGGGCGGCATCCCCGTGCTGGACGGAACGTGGCGCCAGGCAGCGGAAGGCGTTCACGTGGCACTGCGTCAGGTGCAGGATGAACGCTTCCGATTCTCCCTGAGTATTGACGTGGACCTCGTGCTGGATGACGGCACCAAGGTGCGGCACACCCTCGACATGCCCACGTCGGGCGAAATCGACACGGTCGTTCCGGTAAGCGGCACGGTCGTGGACGTGGTCATTGACCCCGACACGCGATTGCTCGCCGACTGGTCGTTCAGTCAGCGGTAGGCCGTTCCACGTCGGTCCGGGCGAAATCGGTGCCGACAAAAAGCAGCGGCTCTCCGAGCGACGTGGCCAGCGCATACGAAAAACAATCTCCGTAATTGAGCGCCGCCGGGTGCCGGCCCTTTCCGTAGCGTCGGTAGGCGGCACGGGCCACATCCACGTGCTCCAGTGTGACGGGAATGACCTGCGTGCCGGTCCGGTGCACGAACGTGTCGACTTCCCGCTCACCGGCATCGCCATAGCGCGAATAGAGGACCATGCACGTTTCCAGTAAGGTGGCTGACGCTATCCGGCGCGTATCATGCTGCTCGAGTATCCTCACCAGCGTGTCGGAGCCCGGCTCTCGCTGCAGGATGGCCACGATGGCGGATGAATCCAAAACGAGGCCGCTCATTTGGGCAACCCCGCTTCGTCATATCCCATGATGTCCTCATCGCAGCGGTCGTCGAGTACGGGAAGGGCGGCAATGCGGTCCTGCATGCGTGCAATGTCATCGCTCAGCCCGAGCCCGGATCGGCGGCCGCTCACCCGCTTCAGTTCGGCGCGCAACGCACTCAGGATCACATCGGTAATGCCTTCGCCCGTCCGTTCGGCCAATTCCCGCACCATTCGGTCGGCTTCCTCGTTCTTGATGCTGAATGCCATGGATATCAGAGTATGGATTCTATAAGTATAGATATATTCTACCATTGAAAAGCGCAAGGGTTTCATTCATGAAGCGTTCGGATCCACTGTCCAGATTCGGACACCGTCCGTTCGACGGTGGACGGCAATGGACGCCTACAGCGAGCCGCGCGCGCCATTGTCTATTGGCACATTTATTGACTCCGCGTAACCCCGTACACCAACCCTGCGGGATCGCATGCTCCTGAACACCCTTCGCACCTCTTTCCGACACCTGCGCCGGGACGCCGGTTATGTCCTGCTGAATGTCGGCGGCCTGGCCATCGGGCTGGCCACGTGTCTCGTCATCCTCATGTACGTACGGACCGAACAATCGGTGGACCGCTTCCATGAGAAGGGGGATCGCATTGTGCGCGCCTGGGCCGTAACCACACTGGGCCCCGAAGAAGCGTCCATTGCGTCCACGGCGCATCCGCTGGCTGATTTCGTCCGGGAACGATACACGGAAGTGGAAGCCTCCACCCGGATACTGCCCACGCTGGGCACGACGCTCGTATCGACCCCATCCCATTCGGCGTATGAAACCCGCATCCGGGCTGTGGAGCCGTCGTTCTTCGACATGTTCGACGTGCAGTTGGCCGGCGCCGATCCCGTTCTGGCTCTCGGAGCACCCTACACGGTTGTGCTCACGCCGGCGATGGCGGACCGGTACTTCCCGGACCAGGATCCCGTCGGACAGTCGGTATCCATCGGTTTCTGGGGATCCCCCCACACGTTCACGGTCACCGGATTGCTCAAGGACGTTCCGGGCCGATCCCGGTTCGCACACGATGCGCTCATTTCCTACGAAACGTATGCCGAGCTGCAGAGCGGTGGGGACCGGGCTTCACTCGATGCGTCGTGGAATGCCCTGAATCCGGAGACGTGGTTCCTGTTGGCTCCGGGCGCGGACTGGCGTGATCTGGACCGCCGGATGTCGCCGGCCGTGACCGAGATTGCCGGGGGCGGG
This region includes:
- a CDS encoding type II toxin-antitoxin system VapC family toxin, which gives rise to MSGLVLDSSAIVAILQREPGSDTLVRILEQHDTRRIASATLLETCMVLYSRYGDAGEREVDTFVHRTGTQVIPVTLEHVDVARAAYRRYGKGRHPAALNYGDCFSYALATSLGEPLLFVGTDFARTDVERPTAD
- a CDS encoding amidohydrolase family protein yields the protein MRFLTATALMVVFLSTQTLAQDTSDFNYGSTGDGPFERLVIRGATMVEGSGAPPVGPVDIVVEGDRITEIRVVGYPGLPIDPDRRPAPGTREIDATGMYVLPGFIDMHAHPHTIDTGHGVPLEYVTKLWMAHGITTSRVVGAKGVDWILELQKRSNENRITAPRIMAYPVFGQGAATPITTPEQAREWVRWLAGKGAQGIKFFGAPPPIMEAALEEAVAQGLRSTEHHAQLDVTRMNVLRTARLGLTSMEHWYGLPEALFEDRVIQDYPVDYNYQNEAHRFAEAGRLWKQAAKPFTPHWNKVMDELLELDFTLDPTFIAYLASRDLMAQSRREWHATYTLPALWDFYRPSRAAHGSYWFYWTTENEMDWRENFDLWFTFVNEYKNRGGRVTLGSDSGYIYNLYGFGYIQEMENMREAGFHPLEVIRSATIMGAEALGMDDEIGSIQVGKKADLVLVPENPIENLKVLYGTGWIRLNDDTREVDRMGGVRFTIKDGIVFDAHELLADVRRMVDAQKAERGMPPSPMPMKIETH
- a CDS encoding type II toxin-antitoxin system VapB family antitoxin — its product is MAFSIKNEEADRMVRELAERTGEGITDVILSALRAELKRVSGRRSGLGLSDDIARMQDRIAALPVLDDRCDEDIMGYDEAGLPK
- a CDS encoding M1 family metallopeptidase, which encodes MSIRSCTLACLLALFTILPSAAQDTYTDSYPKNFGIDIEGYVFELTFEDLSDVIQGRTTVTARFLESGQSALRLDLVDMRVLDVTMDGAALAWTHEAGALQIDLGETVPAGAARQVVVRYEGTPTQGLDIGPNKYGDWTWFSDNWSSQVRHWLPVVDHPYDKATTEMIVTAPDKYQAGSNGNLKEESDIEGDMRRTHWVNPVPTATWLYFVGVADFAVDYVTNWNGVSVETWVYRQDRDAGFYDFAEPTDDVLAYYTNLVGPYVNRRLANVVSNATPGGGMEAASMPAYSDRSVSGNRERGWQHVIIHEIAHQWFGNAVTQVHWNDVWLSEGFATYYTLLFRRHQYGHDDFVAGLKNHRQRTIDFYRETPDFQLVRPYIDDLNNVSGLMMYMKGAWVLRMVSEMIGEEAYDAGIRSYYAQYMNRNAQTADLRRHLEEASGMDLEWYFDQWLFQGGIPVLDGTWRQAAEGVHVALRQVQDERFRFSLSIDVDLVLDDGTKVRHTLDMPTSGEIDTVVPVSGTVVDVVIDPDTRLLADWSFSQR